The genome window ATGTAGTTACTTTTATTCTTTACAGGGCAAAATTTAGAAGCTGTGAGAAAACAAAACCAGAAGATCAATGATGAAGGATCTCCTTTTCTGGGGTCCCATCCAGGATGAAACCTGTCACTCTGCAGCCTTGAATTGGCTCCAGATGCCCACTGCTCTGAATGTATTGTTACTGGTAATGGATagaatgaatgtaaactttattttaagCATGTGTGTGGCTCTCTGTACGTATAGTCTTCCCTCGTCTTATGATGGTATTGCTTTCCTGAAAAATCCTCTTGTCTTGAAGATGTGAATACCATTACTTGTGAcggtaaacatttttatgcaaaaacTGACACCTATTAAAACGGTAAACATTTTAGCATCAAAACTGACTGTTCATGCTATTTATGCTGAACATGAAGccccattaaaataaatacaacttcAACATTTAACATCAGTTATtgtaacacaacataacaaggccATTTTCCTTCATCTCCTACCCTGTAATACTCTATGGCTGAGTACATGAGGctccttcagctctttcgtAGCCATTCCGTAccatgcactgaaaaaaaatgctcacagtcaaaacatatttattgtttttgtattaaataGTCAGTTCCATAATTGATTCATTGGAATTACCACAGGAACAGTCGTGGCTTGTAAGCATCCTCTACATATTCTTCAGGAAATGGAGTGACGGGTAAGGAACAACATCTCATTCACTGGTCCTTTACCATTGTTAAAACTTCCATTTGTGATAAAAATTTCGTTTCTGCATTAGCGATCCTTTACCATGGTATTTGTGATAACTGAGGTCAGTGGAGCAACCATGCCTGAGCTGGCCTGTTGGTGATCTGTTTTACTCACCCCAGTACgggacagagaaagaaaaggtcaTCGAAAAACATCCTGCTCCTACACTGCTTTTTGCATCATTGCATCCAGCAGGATCACCACCTCCttccacaaacaaaaaacacacactgaaaccacttgtcccaagcagggttgcggcaaaccagagccaaacccggcaacacagggcgtaaggctggagggggaggggacacacccaggatgggacatcagtccatcacaaggcaccccaagcaggactcaaaccccagacccaccagagagaaggcacaggtcaaacccgctgcaccaccacacccccaccaacaaaaaacatgaaattttaatCTTTCTATGTACAAACCCAAAACAACCCATTCATCAGTCACCCGTTGGATGTTCCTGCAGAAATCGATCAAATTCAGCATCCGGTGGTGGACTGAGATGTTTCAAGCTGCCACATTCCAGTGACACCATACGACATTTGTATCTGTGACACAGTCATACGGTTCTCACACACTGCTCATTATGCTGAGCCTCCGCATGGCTGCAACCCTACACTGGACGAGCAATCGTCTGTCAGTAGTGTGTTTTTTGCTCCCCATTCTTGAAGTGAAGCCATGCCAGTTTAAAACTGGGTTCACAGGACAGTCTGAGCATAAGATGCAAATCAGACAAACTCTTCACTTTTTAGGGCTCCAAAGCACTGTACTGTTAGTAAGCCACAATCCTCACTCATGtgcattttttcaaaacataaaCTATAAACAGCTAATTAATATGAATTATAAATGGGCAGAATGGAGACACAGCAAGTAGAGATGctatttcacagcacctggggggggggggggtctgagaGGATGTGGAGTcaatcctcgctcagtctgtgtggagtttgcatgttcttcccatgtctgcgtgggtttccaccgggtgctctggtttcctcccacagtccaaagacatgctggtcggGTTCAcaattagtgtgtgagtgacagagagagtgtgtgttcccctgatgtatggatgagcaacccagtgtaagtagtgtatctagcagtgtaagtcaccgcggtgaataaggtgtgtgggctgataacactgcattgagttcactggaagttgctttggagaaatgcggctgctaaataaataaatgtgaattttagcAACGTGACGTGAGTTTGCTACAGTTGCAAAGCTCTTCGTATTACATTGTCTTATGATCAGTACTAATTTTCAAACATATTCTCTTCTGTAAATCCTGCCATCTAGGGCATTAATAGCATGTCAAGAATTCTGCAATGTAACTTATACTTCATTATTTAATCACTCCAAAATGGAGCCAAACTTAGATGATAAAGAGAACATTTAGAAATTTATAACAAATCCTCTGTGAATCAGGCTGTTAGTTCTTGGTACAGAATGTGTTATTTCCATTCTAAAAGACTTTCTGCAGTACATTAGACGTGAACGGTACTTGGAACAAGCTATGGGTTACTAAGTGGGTTTATCTGTTTACACAAGATGTGGGAGCTTGTTGTCATCCATGATACAAGCAGCACTAACTGATGTTAAACTGGACAGCTAAAACTACACGGCATTTAAAAAGGTTAGGTGATTTCAacaggggatgcagtggcgcagtgggcttgaacaggtcctgctctccggtgggtctggggtttgagtcccacttggggtgccttgcaatggactggtgtcccgtcctgggtgtttcccctccccctccagccttatgccctagggcgtgttgccaggttaagctctggctccctgtgaccccacatgggacaagtggtttcagatgatgtgtgtatttcaacagATTTTCACCAATAGTTAGCATtgttgtaaataatttaataattcccAGTTCTCAACGCAAGTTGCCAGTTGTTGCACAACCGTCCAACTCCTTGTACATTCCAGTTTCAGTGCTAAGAAGATTTGGGTAAATACTTAACTAAAAATGGACAAGAAATTAACTGTGTGTCCAAAAATGATTAACAGttatagaaacaaaaaaaggctaGAGATACAGTTTTAAGATTTTAGTGGCATCTTCTCATTTATAATGCACGTTTAAAGACTGCACAGAGAACACCCACATCAGTGTGACAGTTggttaattaaaaatttcagtcaGAATTATTTGTTCAGATATGTTATCAGGATCAAAGGcctgaaatacagtatgttattcAGATACATTGAACATATTGTCCTAGAGTATGACATCCTCGCAGTTCTATATATCCACAGGCTGATACTTGGACGACAGAGGAGACCATTTGAATTGAATCACTTCTGAATTCACTTGTCTACACTCAAACTGGTCACAAGTGCAagctacagtaaattaaaaGCCTGATTTGTCCAGTGGCATCTCCAAAAAACATGGGACAGGACCTGGTTGGAAAGCTTCTACACAGTAAGCATCCAATCCACATGTATATAGATACAGGCATAACAAGACCAAAGGCATGGCAGTCCATCAAATGAGTGCAAACATAACTACAGGAACCAAGACACCCATCAGCATTACAAACGGCATAATTTCTCTCCTCTCAGCGCTACTTGAGCTCTCCTTTGATGATCCCTCCTGGCTGGAGGACAAGCGGCAGCGCATCAGGTTTCCGGCTCCATCCCATATTAGGAGCACTGCCTGTGGGAAGCAGCAGCTAGACTTGTACCTCACACGGAGGGGAGCCACGCTGGCCCAAGCAGAAATGTTCAATGGTGATTCTCCCTGCCGCAACAGGGGCACCTCATGTCTCTCATGTCTATGTCTGTCATAGCTGTGTCCATTAACGCCATGTCTGTcatgtctgtgtccatcacttcCATGTCTGTTAGCATCATATTCTTGACCCCTTTTCCCATCCGTCCTCCGTTTTCTCCCTTCCCGTGCCCGGTGTCCGTGGATGAGACTGAGGGTCCCCTCACCGTGTAAGAGCTGAAGGGCAGCCAAACCAGACTGCCCCTTGTCAGATATGGTGAAAGACACAGCCCAGCTGCCATGACTGCAGACAGGTGGGCAGGATGCCTCCACTCGCATCGGGGAACAAGATGGGGGGTGCCAGTCAGGGTCCTTGGGAGAAGGAGAAGACATGAGATTACTGCAAGTGAAATGCATAGAGATCGTGGGAAGGGTTATTCTAAGATCAAGGCCACGTCACGTGTCTCACCGGTGGAATGATAGTCAGGTGCACCACAGCGTAGTTCCCATCAGGGGAATCCTGTGCTCGAACAGTGAGAATGAGCGTGACTGCCCCTCCTGGCTCTGCAGTACTAGGGGTGTTGATCTCCACCTCCCCTGTCACTGACCCTCTCTCATCCACAAACAGCCTTCATGGAAGAAAAGGAGGCAGGAGAACACAAACTTTTGAAATACattagtaacacacacacacacacacacacaccatctgaaacagcttgtcccatacggtgtcacggggaaccggagcctaacccggcaacacagggcgaaaggctggagggggaggggacacacccaggacgggacgccagtccatcacacagcaccccaagcgggactcgaaccacagacccaccagaaagcaggacctggttcaacccactccaccactgcgcccccatgaGTAATTCccatttaataataaacatgtCCATTTAAATTAGCTGCGTATTCACTTGCTGTATATTTTACCCTACAGTTTAGGGGATCTGAGGAAATGggttaattacacacacacacattttcagaaccgcttgtcccatacagggtcacaggaaaccggagcctacccggtaacacagggcgtaaggggaggggacacacccaggacgggacgccagtccgtcgcaaggcaccccaagcgggactcaaaccccagacccaccggaaagcaggactgtggtccaacccactgcgccaccgcacccctatagGTTAATTACTTTTGGGGTAATTACCTCGATAACAGTCAAGGcccttgaaacaaaaacattatgagagaaacagattttcattattcacaatgccacTATCAAAGCCTTTTAATTGTCTCCTCACCTTTGAGGACCTGACTGCGAGAGGAACCCTCGGTCATTCTCCGTATTCAGCTTAAAGTGCCGTGCTGGACCGTGGTTCAACACGTGAAAGCGCACCACGGCTCTGTGACCAGGGACCAGGTGTGGTGCAGAAAGGACCTGTaaggggggaagagagagagaataacCTCCCTCCACCCCATGATGCATCCCATCATCTGGCCCAACAGAACACATCCCACGCATCTAGACCAAACTACTCTTCTCTCAAGAAGAGTGAGACTGTGGGTTTCCCTCTCGTAACGAGTGTAATTAattcctgaaaatctgcttgAAAGATGagttatttgtattattattattattaagatgaATACAACTTAATTACGATCAatttaaagggggaaaaaacaaggttTTCCCGAACCGCAAAAGATTCACTCATTTTTTCATGTATGAAATTCCAAGCTTATctcaaaaactgagaaaatctAATTCAGCTGCGCGTTGCTGCAGATGTGTACCTCAATCCGTACATGGGTAGGCTGGACAATCTCTGTAGAGACCCTCTCCAGTGGGCCTCCCAAGCCGTCCCTCCCACACAAACGCACACTGAAGGGCTCTCGGGGCACAGACTCCATCCTGCCAACCAGCTCTTCcccagaggcagaggaggatgaggagttTAGCGGCACCTCCAGCAGACTCTCCCCATTAACACCCAGCAAGGTCACATGGGTAAAGGATGCCTCATCACGAGGGGACAGGCCCGTCACCGAAAGCACCACGAAAGTGGGCACACCTCCGGGGAAAGAACACACACGTCGTGTTTATACCACACGCGCCGAGACTCGGGCCAAGAACAGAAGCGCGCACGCACTGAtggaaaaagaggaaggaacacacacagcatgttcAGCTCACCTGCTACCGGAGTGCCTTCCACCTTGGCAAGACCCGGGTGAGTCCCATTGTCCTCCACGGCAAAGTAGTACAGAAAGTCCACGCTGCTGTCGCCTGAGGAATTGGACAGGAAACAGATCGTTGGACAGTGTGTTTACAAGCCCTTACCGCAGACCAGAGCACTCCCTGCACCCTCTGCTTTCACAGCTGCTGTCAGTCAGTACACAGTTTCACTAATACACTGTAcagtgtgttgctgtatttacagtatgGTACCGATGGCATTAAGTGCGATGTGTCCCTCTGACCGGACACTGAGGTGCCACTGGCCACGTTGAATGGGGTCCAGCAGGGCGATCCTGAAAAGACCCTGGAACCTCTCGAGCTCAGCAAGGGGACCTGGATCTCCCAGAAGGGACTGAATGTGACCTGAGAGGAACATAGAGAAACACCATtagaaaaaaagggggagggagggaaagatATCAAGCAAGAATGGAcattcagtacacacacacacacacacacacacacactttctgaaccgcttgtcccatacgggggttgcggggaaccggagcctacccggcaacacagggcgcaaggccggaggggacgcacccaggacgggacgccagtccgtcgcaaggcaccccaagcaggactcaaaccccagacccactatagagcaagacccggtccaacctactgcgccaccgcacccccacacattCAGTACATTTTCAGTTAATCGTCATGTGGACCCTTTCACGGATCTAATTCTGTTGTTCTTTGCCAGAGCGTCCAGATCTCGGTCAGCGTGTGCTGATGCGCAGAACTGTCAGCGGACGCATCAGTGTGTCAGCGTGTGGTTCGGTTAGTGTCAGTCACCTAAGGTTTGTGCGACTGTGTGATCCTGTACTCCCTACCTGTTGGGTTAGTGAGGATGCAGTGTTTCAGAGTGCCAGCCAGGTGCAGGGTAACAGTCTTCACCGCTTGGTCCACGTGGAAGCTGTGGTTGAGGACGGACGAGGAGTCGCTCTCAGCATGCAGTAGTGTGACCTGTAGGGGGAGCCAGGTCTTAGAAAGGGTTACTGTAAAAACGGTAAGCATCTGGCTGAAATGTATGCATCGGTTGCATCAGTCTTATCAAATACAATGTCATGAACTTTTTTTGAGTAATGAGCTTTTCACCATTATTAacttttttgagaagtattAGTATTTGTTCCATAAAGGGAGCTACCGAAGCAATTTGAATCATGCACCTTCATCCGATGAACCGAGAGACAGAGAGTGCAAATAGTAAGAGCTGCCTTGCGGTTTCCAAAAGAGCGGAGAAGCAGTCAGTAGGTGGACAAGCTGTAGATGATCCTGCGGTTTCTAAATCTACACGTTTTGAGCTGTCAGTGAAGGGCTGCCTCTCCACCTCCCTCCGCAGCTCTATGTAATGCCTTGGGTTCCATAGTTGGTCTAGCTGGTCCACCTCTGACAGCCTTCTTATGTACAGTGTGTCGTAAGTACCTCTGCCAGCAAGTTCAAAATGCCTAGGTGCATGCATGAGCCACAAGGGCCAAACccatcgaacccacgtcctctcgcaccaccgaggcgccgtgaaacagcagcactacacgctgtgccaccgtgctgccccattACACAAGCACCGCCCGGTGGAACTGATGATGAGCCCCTCTCCTGCTCCGTGGTATATTGAACTTAAACTTTTTGAGTAACAAAACAACAAGTCCCAATTAACTTTGGAATTTGGGAATCAACTGTACATTGTTTCTACATTAATGAAATCTGCATCTCTTTTATATGCGTACTTCCCCTACAGTACCTTGTTGCCAGCAGTGTTGTCCTGGACAATGGCAGACACTCTCTGGATGTCACTGTTAGTGGTGAAGATGGTCAATCCACCTGACACTGAAGAGAGCCTGGTGTACAGGAAGAATCTTTCTGCAGACAACGCCTCCCTCCTCTTCCGTGCTCCCCTGCCTCTTCCCACACTGCTTGAGTCCTCTGTCAGCAGGAAGGTCACCTGGTGCATGAAAGGTGAGGATCAACGGTTATGGGTTTAGCTGTAGACAAGCATGAGGTTTAATGGCCTTGAGAGGTTTGGGGGAGGGGTTATGATATAATGTGAGATGTAGGACCTTGCTCTGCTTCTCCAGGGCCAGCGCCTCTACTGTGCTGTTGAGATGGGCATCCTTGGGAGAGGCATCAGTGAAGACAAAGATCTCCGACAGGGGAGGGCTGTGAGTCAGGGCCAGCTGGGATGCACAGCACAACTTTAAACAGTCATGTAGGCAACTACAGGCTCCACACACCAACAGACCTCAGCAGATTATGGGCAGGTCTTCACATGTCTgctacatatacagtacatatctaATGTCACAAAGGTGTCATATATTGGTCCAGTATAACGTACAGCTTGACAGTTGATTTCCTGTTATCAGCTGTAATTCGTGcaaaaggaaaatggaaaaatctaGATACGTTTGATCATTATAATGTATTtcattacgtttacatttatttaattagcagacacttttctctaaagcgatggCAAAATTTCatgatggaaaaataaactgtataatATATTTACGTAAGGAGAAAGCTCATGTGGCCCTCCTACCGCTCTGCACCTCCCTTTTACCCACCAACACTGCAGAGAGGCACATTTCTGGCTCATCTCCTCCCCCAAGGGCTGTCAGATTTTCCAGGTAGTGCATAAACATCTCAGGATCTTCCGTCTCATAAACAGGACCTACATCTGCGACACAGGTCACCCGGTTAAACCATTGCCCCACAGCTCCTCAACCCAGACAATGCGTAGTGCCCAGGACAGTAGGGTGGCTGTAGACTGCATCCTCTTGCTTGAATCCTCACCTGGGTCATGGAAGGGCACCAGCAGGTAGGTTCCTGGCTGCTCAGGGTCATGAGCACGCGCTTGGATGATAGATAGGGCACGGAGGCGGGCAGCTGTGATCTCCTCAAACATACTGCCCGTTGTGTCCATCACAAAGACCAATGCTGGCCGCTCCCTGACACTGAGCAGCCTGCGTGtcagacagagagaaagcacaAAGTGTGCACACCTGGACATCAGACTGAACGGTGTGCTATGTTGTATAACACTGTTCCACCCAAAATAGGAATGACCCATGTCACAGAGGATGAGTACTGAGAGAAAAAGCTCAATTAGGGCAGATACAGGATTAATTAAACAGTTTAGTACTCAGCTTAAATACTTGCATTTACATCAGGGCTGGGCAAGCCTGATATGATTTTTTGATACATTTAGATATATTTTCCATAGATTTACATACCGCATGTCTAAGATCTACAACATAGAATGTTGCACAATTACATTACTTTTACACTAAGAGTTTTTGCAGTTAATTATGCAAAATGTAGGGACAAAAAAGTTACTTCTcaaaatttttactgcactgcaACTGGAAAATACGTCTCATATTGATTGGAAGGCATTGTAGTATACCATGGAAGCACTGTATTTGTGCTGTCACTTGTATGTCATTTGATTCCAGTTTTGGACCTATGACTTTTGACAGGTCCCTGGTTAGCACCATCTCATGGTTCCGTTTCCCACCTCAGGAAGCTGGATGGGCCCACTGCATTGCGGAGGTCCAGCAACATAGCCACGGTTGCCGCAGTGGCGAGTCGGGCAGCCTCAGCGTGGAGATAGTGATGAGGAGAGAAGAGGGGAGATGTGCTGTCCTTATTGATGCCACCCTTAGCCTCACGGTGCCGGCTGCTGTCCAGCAATCCGCCATGGCTGCACTTACCTGGAGCCAAAAAAGTAAGCAAGACAATGAACTCTGATCAGTCACTCACTGGAATTTTGAAGGATGTGTAttacaactgaaaataaaattttgtgtAGAATTATGCTGCTTCTCagaaaatttttacagaaacaagtCGTGGAGTCAGAGGCCAAGCTCAAATGATGCCTCATTGTGGCTCCTGGCAGGACTTCAACAGGCAAATTTCTAGTCTTATTTCTAAACTAATCACAGGTTCACAAAGGTGTCTAACTACTAGCACAAAGGCATATctgttaatcatttttaatttattattttacagcatttaaaaaaaaatagagttAAGGGAAATTAGTTCATTCATTGCATCAAACTGAAACTACATAATTGATCCAGTATCGTCTCTGGTGATTAACATACCAGGAGGTTTCACAGGTTGAGTGCTGAAATACCCTGTGGTGA of Scleropages formosus chromosome 10, fSclFor1.1, whole genome shotgun sequence contains these proteins:
- the vwa7 gene encoding von Willebrand factor A domain-containing protein 7; translated protein: MPGGWVLAAAPVKLCVLGCLLLALPAGQAFLPNFWSRILTLSWDSHTHQYMTEQALLNITLDTLSALRPQDLQATPQQTVLGRGFWHAVGEVVRANANVDFWSTTRSDPEYHFDSERVEGATAKLREFWNQTLSSIRNKEYQGARKSLGQLLHSLQDFYSHSNWVEMGQQSVYLHLLHPGEPSVPVASVDIPTCAECYTTTCRDNVLPKLTQGQHPPLLTTGYFSTQPVKPPGKCSHGGLLDSSRHREAKGGINKDSTSPLFSPHHYLHAEAARLATAATVAMLLDLRNAVGPSSFLRLLSVRERPALVFVMDTTGSMFEEITAARLRALSIIQARAHDPEQPGTYLLVPFHDPDVGPVYETEDPEMFMHYLENLTALGGGDEPEMCLSAVLLALTHSPPLSEIFVFTDASPKDAHLNSTVEALALEKQSKVTFLLTEDSSSVGRGRGARKRREALSAERFFLYTRLSSVSGGLTIFTTNSDIQRVSAIVQDNTAGNKVTLLHAESDSSSVLNHSFHVDQAVKTVTLHLAGTLKHCILTNPTGHIQSLLGDPGPLAELERFQGLFRIALLDPIQRGQWHLSVRSEGHIALNAIGDSSVDFLYYFAVEDNGTHPGLAKVEGTPVAGVPTFVVLSVTGLSPRDEASFTHVTLLGVNGESLLEVPLNSSSSSASGEELVGRMESVPREPFSVRLCGRDGLGGPLERVSTEIVQPTHVRIEVLSAPHLVPGHRAVVRFHVLNHGPARHFKLNTENDRGFLSQSGPQRLFVDERGSVTGEVEINTPSTAEPGGAVTLILTVRAQDSPDGNYAVVHLTIIPPDPDWHPPSCSPMRVEASCPPVCSHGSWAVSFTISDKGQSGLAALQLLHGEGTLSLIHGHRAREGRKRRTDGKRGQEYDANRHGSDGHRHDRHRHERHEVPLLRQGESPLNISAWASVAPLRVRYKSSCCFPQAVLLIWDGAGNLMRCRLSSSQEGSSKESSSSAERREIMPFVMLMGVLVPVVMFALI